In Elaeis guineensis isolate ETL-2024a chromosome 1, EG11, whole genome shotgun sequence, a genomic segment contains:
- the LOC140855759 gene encoding uncharacterized protein: protein MNDGNDPSVFKLSGQNYHMIGSLLPTPESSPKFAQLYIYDTQNEVLNRMKTMSGSNSLHTEIITDLKEMLDNYNVLIKSFRMVKDKFQEEDYTNVKLRLIEKMGSDEKRYNLPTTSEVAAPIVGDFESSAGNRDTTVETQSGLLKRITELNPSYLALQYPLLFPHGKDGYNENIQFRDFGWWFL from the exons GAAATGATCCCTCTGTCTTTAAACTGAGTGGCCAAAACTACCATATGATTGGAAGCTTACTACCTACTCCAGAATCATCTCCTAAATTTGCTCAACTATATATTTATGATACTCAAAATGAGGTTTTAAATAGAATGAAGACTATGAG TGGTTCAAATTCATTACATACTGAAATTATTACTGATTTGAAAGAGATGCTTGATAACTACAATGTATTGATAAAATCATTCAGGATGGTTAAGGATAAGTTTCAGGAGGAAGACTATACTAATGTAAAACTACGGCTCATCGAAAAAATGGGTAGTGATGAAAAGAGGTATAATCTTCCCACTACATCTGAAGTAGCTGCACCAATTGTTGGAGACTTTGAGAGCTCAGCTGGTAATAGGGACACTACAGTTGAGACACAGTCTGGGTTATTGAAGCGAATCACTGAATTGAATCCTTCTTATCTTGCTTTGCAATACCCATTGTTATTTCCTCATGGGAAGGATGGTTATAATGAGAATATCCAATTTCGAGATTTTGGATGGTGGTTCCTCTAG